The Polynucleobacter sp. HIN7 genomic interval GTCTATAACGATCCGACCCTGCAGGCGCGCTTTGTGAAGATTCTGGCTTCCGGCTTAGCTGAGTCGATTCTGTCGCTCGAAAAAATCCGTTGCGCGGCATGTGTTTGGCTTTGCGATCGTCATCTGCAACGTGTTTTAGGTATTGATGATGTCCAAATTAATTACGTCACCCTAAAAGCCATTGTGCGCTTTGATCCTCAGAAAATTACCTTACCAAAAATATTGTATGAGGTGCAGCGCATTGGGTATCTAGCCTGGCCTTATGAGCCCTCAGAGTTGGCTCTCCGTAGTAAGCGCGAGCGCAGAAATCTATTATTCCGTTTGGGGGTTGCTCTATTGGGCATGATGCAGGTCATGATGTATGCCTGGCCGATTTATACCGACTCGGTTGACCTATCTCCAGAAAACAATCTTTTACTCAACTGGACCAGTTGGCTATTAACCGTCCCTGTTGTTCTCTATTCTGCCGCCCCAATCTTTGGCTCCGCATGGCGGAGTGTGCGTTCATTTACGCAAACGCGATCTTTGGGCATGGATGTACCCATTGCCCTGGCACTGGGGATGGCATTTACTGTAGGCACTGTCAACTTATTAGTAGGAGATGGATCGAGTTATTTTGATTCGATCACGATGTTTGTGGCCTTTACCCTCGGGGCGCGTTATATCGAATTGATTGCTAGGCAGGATGCTCAAAGTGGCTCGGAGGCATTGGCTAAACAGCTTCCGGCTAGCTGTGAACGCTACCTTGATTACCCAAAGAATACTGCGGTTGAGCGCATACCCGTTGTGCGTTGCCTTGTCGGCGATCGAGTTCGGGTGGGTCCTGGTGAGATTATCCCGGCAGATGGCGTACTGATGGATTCATATACCAGTGTGAGTGAAGCATTATTAACTGGTGAATCAAGACCAGTACAGAAGTCTCCTGGTGATCGCTTATTTGCTGGCACGCATAATATTCAAAATAGTATTGCGCTGGAAATTACGGCGGTGGGACAAACCACTCGCTTGGCTGGCATTGCAATCCTATTGGATCGTGCTCTTCAAGCAAAGCCACCTATGTTGGGATTGGCTGAAGTGTGGGCCGGTCGATTTGTGATTCTTCTCATCATTGCAGCGATCATCAGTAGTGCCACCTGGTTATTAGTAGATCCTAGTCGAGCATGGCCCGTGATGCTCGGTGTGTTAGTGGCAAGTTGTCCATGCGCATTATCGTTAGCGATACCCACAGCACTGGCCGCTGCTCAGGGTGCGCTAACCAAGATTGGTTTATTTGTAATTCATGGTCGCGCCCTTGAAGGTTTGAGTAAAGCAAATACCTTGGTGATGGATAAAACTGGCACTCTAACGATCGGCGAGCCTCGTTTACAAAGCATCACTGTATTTCGAGATGGTATGAGTGAGCAAGATGTATTAGCGCTAGCGGTCGGTATGGAGGAGGGTCAAAATCATCCCTTGGGTCTAGCGCTTGGTGATGCACTTCGAGAGCGTGAGCTTGCGCCACAGCGTTTTTTGACTCGAAGTGAAAACCACTTAGGCAAAGGGCTATCCAATGGTAACTACCGTCTTGGTAAGGCCAGCTGGGTGGGTGTGCAGGGGTCAGCGATTCCATTCGATGCACTCTATAGTCATGTCTACTTAAGCGATGATCAGGGACTCATCGCCCAATTTAGCTTCTTAGATCGCCCCAGAGAGGGTGTTGAGGCTTTATTGCAATATGCACGCGCTCATGGGATTGCAGTTCACTTATTGTCGGGTGATACCCAGGCTACTGTCGAGGCCTGGGCACGCCATCACGGAATTACGCAGTATCGTGGTGGTGCCAGCCCCGAAGAAAAATATGAGTTTATTCGTGATCTACAGGCAAATGGTGCCAAGGTGTGTGCGATTGGTGATGGGGTGAATGATGCACCGTTCTTGGCAAAGGCCGATGTATCCATCGCAATGGGAAGTGGCGCCCCTTTAGCCGCGGCTGGTGCGGATGCTGTATTGGTAAGCCCTAATTTTGTGACCTTGGTGAAGGCATTTACCTTGGCACATCGCACCCAAAGAATCATTCGCCAAAACCTTCTATGGGCATTCCTATACAACGTGACGATTATTCCGGTGGCGATGATGGCTTGGATTAATCCTTGGGTTGCTGGGATTGGGATGGCATCTTCATCGCTTTTAGTAACCCTCAATGCATGGCGTTTACGTAAGGTCTAGATTAGACTGCTTGCATGGAAAGTTTGTATCTTTTGATCCCCTTATCGCTGCTCCTAGTGGCTGGTCTTGCTTACCTACTGTATTGGTCGATTCAGGGCGGTCAGTTTGATGATCTGCAAGGCCCCGGTGAGTCGATCTTGCTAGATGATGACAGCCCGCAGCGTAAAGACCCCCCTAATATTTGATCTACATCAAAATACCGAAATTACGCTAACTCGATAATTTCCCAAGGCTTTTAGCCCAGTCATTTTGCTCAGGGAGGTTGTATGGCGTTAGCCATCAGTGGGTCGCAAGACGCGAACTTTAACTATAAGGTTGTCAGCCAATTTGCCATCGTTACGGTGTTATGGGGCATTGTTGGGATGTTTGTGGGGGTAGTTCTGGCAGCCCAGTTGATTTGGCCAGAAATCACAATGAATATTCCGTGGTTAAGCTACGGTCGCTTACGACCCTTGCATACCAATGCGGTGATTTTTGCCTTTGGGGGCAGTGCTTTATTTGCAACCTCGTATTACATTGTCCAGCGCACCTGTCAGGTCCGCCTTTTTAGCGACAAACTGGCTGCATTTACCTTCTGGGGTTGGCAGCTCGTGATTGTGGCAGCCGCTATTACTTTGCCGCTTGGCATTACCACCTCAAAAGAGTATGCCGAATTAGAGTGGCCCATCGATATTCTGATTACGATTGTTTGGGTTGCTTATGCCATTGTGTTTTTTGGCACCATCATGAAGCGCAAGACCAAGCATATTTATGTATCGAACTGGTTCTTTGGTGCTTATATTCTGACAATTGCTATTTTGCATATTGTGAACAATATTGAGATGCCAGCGAGTCTATGGAAGTCATACTCGGCATACTCTGGTGCACAAGACGCCATGATTCAATGGTGGTATGGTCATAATGCAGTTGGCTTTTTCTTGACTACCAGCTTCTTAGGCATGATGTATTACTTCATTCCTAAGCAGGCCGATCGCCCAATTTATTCCTATCGTTTATCGATTGTGCATTTCTGGGCTCTTAACTTCACATATATGTGGGCAGGACCCCATCATCTGCAGTACACATCATTACCGGATTGGACTCAATCGCTGGGGATGGTGTTCTCATTAATTCTGTTGGCACCTTCGTGGGGCGGCATGATCAACGGCATCATGACCCTGTCGGGAGCTTGGTACAAGCTACGGAGTGACCCCATCCTGAAATTCCTAATCGTGGCGCTGTCGTTCTACGGTATGTCAACTTTTGAGGGTTCGATGATGTCGATTAAGACCGTCAATGGCTTGTCACACTACACCGACTGGACCATTGGCCACGTTCATTCTGGCGCTCTAGGCTGGGTTGCCATGATCACAATCGGCTCTTTGTACTACCTCATTCCTCGTTTGGTAGGTAAGAAGGAGATGTATAGCACCCGCCTCATTGAATTGCATTTCTGGATTGCCACCATTGGTGTCGTTCTTTATATCGCCGCAATGTGGATTGCTGGAGTGATGCAGGGCTTGATGTGGAGAGCTTTTGAGGCCGATGGCACATTGACCTATAGCTTTGTAGAGTCGGTGAAAGCCAGTTATCCCTTCTATGTGATTCGACTCTTAGGTGGTATCTGCTACTTGGGGGGTATGTTCTTGATGGCGTACAACGTATTCAAGACCTTGTATGGCGAGCGTTTTGTGGATGCACCGATCCCATCAAATGTTCAAGTTGCTCATTAATTGGGAGGAAAAATGTCAGATCAAAATAAATTTTTCTCTCACGCTACTCTCGAAAAGAACGTCGGTTGGCTCATCATCACGACTATTTTGGTTGTGAGTGTGGCTGGCTTGGTACAGATTGTGCCGCTCTTTTTCCAGCACTCAACCACCGAGCCAAGCCCTGGAATCAAGCCGTTTACAGCATTGCAATTGGCTGGACGTGATATTTACCAGCGCGAGGGTTGTGTTGGCTGTCACTCACAGCAGATTCGTACATTACGTTCAGAGACCGAGCGGTATGGTCCGTATTCAGTTGCTGGAGAGTCTGTCTTTGATCACCCATTCTTATGGGGAAGTAAACGAACTGGTCCTGATCTTGCTCGTGTAGGTGGACGCTATTCAGATGACTGGCAACGTATCCATTTACGCAATCCTCGTGATGTCGTCCCGGAATCCAATATGCCGGCTTACCCGTATTTGCAAAATGCGCCAGCGGATGTATCGAGTATTCAAAAACACATGCATGCATTAAAGCGTTTAGGGGTTCCATATACCGATGAAGAAATTGCGAATGCCCCCAAAGAGCTTGAAGGCAAAACGGAAGAGGATGCCTTAGTTGCCTATTTACAGGGCCTGGGCATTAATCGTCGCGCCACTACTAAAACTGCCAGCCAATAAAGGAGATCAGCATGCAAGCATTTACCGCTTATCTATCGGCAATATCGAGCACCTTTGGCTTATTTGTGTTTTTAGGAATTGTTTGGTGGGCTTGGTCTACGCATCGCGAGGCTGCCAATGAGGAGTCAGCAAATTTACCATTTGCACTTCCGGATGAGTTTCAGAAGGATCAATCATGAGTGATTTTTTTAGTCCCGGTTGGAGTATTTTTATTGCGATCGTAACGATCGTCGGCATTATTTGGTGCTTGTGGCTATTGATGTCGCAACGTAAAACCAAAGTACCAACCGATTCTTCGGGCAATGTAACCGATACGGGCCATGTTTGGGATGATGACTTGCGTGAATTGAACAATCCGCTGCCACGTTGGTGGATGTGGATGTTCATTATCTCGTGCATCTTCGGAGGTATTTATCTGGTTCTTTACCCTGGTTTAGGTACCTATCAAGGTATCTTGGGATATAGCACTCAAGCGGAGCATGATCAATCCGTACAGACCGCAAATAAAGATCTGCAACCGGTTTATGCGAAATACATGCAAATGAGCATTGAGCAGGTTGCGACTGATCCTAAAGCCAAAGAAATGGGACAGCGCTTATTTTTGAACTATTGCGCACAATGTCATGGATCAGATGCTGGAGGATCTAAGGGATTTCCTAATCTGCATGACAAAGATTATTTATATGGTGGCGAACCAGAGATGATTCGGGCATCGATTGTGCAGGGACGGGCAGGTGTTATGCCCGCCTTTGGCCACCTAAGCTCTGCCCAAATTGGCGAGGTGGTGGCTTATATTCGTA includes:
- a CDS encoding heavy metal translocating P-type ATPase, with amino-acid sequence MTISSTPCYHCGSDTKAADALHADLGGIQRPFCCAGCMAVAQTIYGEGLESFYQRQIPAGERPDYLVNGNELPEALEVYNDPTLQARFVKILASGLAESILSLEKIRCAACVWLCDRHLQRVLGIDDVQINYVTLKAIVRFDPQKITLPKILYEVQRIGYLAWPYEPSELALRSKRERRNLLFRLGVALLGMMQVMMYAWPIYTDSVDLSPENNLLLNWTSWLLTVPVVLYSAAPIFGSAWRSVRSFTQTRSLGMDVPIALALGMAFTVGTVNLLVGDGSSYFDSITMFVAFTLGARYIELIARQDAQSGSEALAKQLPASCERYLDYPKNTAVERIPVVRCLVGDRVRVGPGEIIPADGVLMDSYTSVSEALLTGESRPVQKSPGDRLFAGTHNIQNSIALEITAVGQTTRLAGIAILLDRALQAKPPMLGLAEVWAGRFVILLIIAAIISSATWLLVDPSRAWPVMLGVLVASCPCALSLAIPTALAAAQGALTKIGLFVIHGRALEGLSKANTLVMDKTGTLTIGEPRLQSITVFRDGMSEQDVLALAVGMEEGQNHPLGLALGDALRERELAPQRFLTRSENHLGKGLSNGNYRLGKASWVGVQGSAIPFDALYSHVYLSDDQGLIAQFSFLDRPREGVEALLQYARAHGIAVHLLSGDTQATVEAWARHHGITQYRGGASPEEKYEFIRDLQANGAKVCAIGDGVNDAPFLAKADVSIAMGSGAPLAAAGADAVLVSPNFVTLVKAFTLAHRTQRIIRQNLLWAFLYNVTIIPVAMMAWINPWVAGIGMASSSLLVTLNAWRLRKV
- the ccoS gene encoding cbb3-type cytochrome oxidase assembly protein CcoS, with the protein product MESLYLLIPLSLLLVAGLAYLLYWSIQGGQFDDLQGPGESILLDDDSPQRKDPPNI
- the ccoN gene encoding cytochrome-c oxidase, cbb3-type subunit I codes for the protein MALAISGSQDANFNYKVVSQFAIVTVLWGIVGMFVGVVLAAQLIWPEITMNIPWLSYGRLRPLHTNAVIFAFGGSALFATSYYIVQRTCQVRLFSDKLAAFTFWGWQLVIVAAAITLPLGITTSKEYAELEWPIDILITIVWVAYAIVFFGTIMKRKTKHIYVSNWFFGAYILTIAILHIVNNIEMPASLWKSYSAYSGAQDAMIQWWYGHNAVGFFLTTSFLGMMYYFIPKQADRPIYSYRLSIVHFWALNFTYMWAGPHHLQYTSLPDWTQSLGMVFSLILLAPSWGGMINGIMTLSGAWYKLRSDPILKFLIVALSFYGMSTFEGSMMSIKTVNGLSHYTDWTIGHVHSGALGWVAMITIGSLYYLIPRLVGKKEMYSTRLIELHFWIATIGVVLYIAAMWIAGVMQGLMWRAFEADGTLTYSFVESVKASYPFYVIRLLGGICYLGGMFLMAYNVFKTLYGERFVDAPIPSNVQVAH
- the ccoO gene encoding cytochrome-c oxidase, cbb3-type subunit II; the protein is MSDQNKFFSHATLEKNVGWLIITTILVVSVAGLVQIVPLFFQHSTTEPSPGIKPFTALQLAGRDIYQREGCVGCHSQQIRTLRSETERYGPYSVAGESVFDHPFLWGSKRTGPDLARVGGRYSDDWQRIHLRNPRDVVPESNMPAYPYLQNAPADVSSIQKHMHALKRLGVPYTDEEIANAPKELEGKTEEDALVAYLQGLGINRRATTKTASQ
- a CDS encoding cbb3-type cytochrome oxidase subunit 3 — encoded protein: MQAFTAYLSAISSTFGLFVFLGIVWWAWSTHREAANEESANLPFALPDEFQKDQS
- the ccoP gene encoding cytochrome-c oxidase, cbb3-type subunit III; translated protein: MSDFFSPGWSIFIAIVTIVGIIWCLWLLMSQRKTKVPTDSSGNVTDTGHVWDDDLRELNNPLPRWWMWMFIISCIFGGIYLVLYPGLGTYQGILGYSTQAEHDQSVQTANKDLQPVYAKYMQMSIEQVATDPKAKEMGQRLFLNYCAQCHGSDAGGSKGFPNLHDKDYLYGGEPEMIRASIVQGRAGVMPAFGHLSSAQIGEVVAYIRSLSNLPADDLRVAQGEAVYKTNCAACHGADGKGNIVLGAPNLTDKVWLYGSSEKAITETVQKGRNGVMPGHDAILTPEKIQILTAYVWGLSHQPMSTKK